A genomic window from Sphingobacterium spiritivorum includes:
- a CDS encoding DUF1345 domain-containing protein translates to MQPKELFIHRLRPIHRGLIALVFAVVVFFVFPRNENIMVQLLYSWLAFSLTYLLIAWATFYTMPIQKIIKLATIEDGSRIVVTLFILLASFTCLFAVLFVIESPTDNTSLNISNIGIAVASMIASWALVHTIYTFHYARLYYNDEDKKAGGLDFPGSEKPDYLDFAYFSFVLGCTFQVSDVEISSKKIRHVALFHGLLSFALNTFVVALTINIVAGLIK, encoded by the coding sequence ATGCAGCCTAAAGAATTATTTATCCATCGATTGAGACCCATACACAGAGGACTGATAGCACTGGTATTCGCTGTAGTTGTCTTTTTCGTATTTCCGAGAAATGAAAACATCATGGTTCAGCTCTTATATAGCTGGCTGGCCTTTTCGCTTACTTACCTGTTGATAGCCTGGGCGACCTTCTATACTATGCCGATTCAAAAGATTATTAAACTGGCCACCATTGAGGACGGAAGCCGGATTGTTGTCACCTTATTTATCCTGTTAGCTTCTTTCACCTGTCTTTTTGCAGTATTATTTGTAATCGAGTCCCCTACAGACAATACTTCTCTTAATATCAGCAATATAGGGATTGCTGTAGCCAGCATGATTGCCTCCTGGGCGCTCGTACATACGATTTATACATTTCATTATGCACGGCTTTATTATAATGATGAAGACAAAAAAGCAGGAGGTCTGGATTTTCCGGGATCAGAGAAACCCGATTATCTTGACTTTGCCTATTTTTCTTTTGTTTTAGGCTGTACTTTTCAGGTTTCGGATGTAGAGATATCCAGTAAAAAGATAAGACATGTGGCACTGTTTCACGGACTCCTTTCGTTTGCATTGAATACTTTTGTAGTCGCTCTGACCATTAACATAGTCGCCGGACTCATCAAATAA
- a CDS encoding DinB family protein, giving the protein MKTNEIISKAELLKHWQGHRSLTRRVIEAFPEKDLFEFKVGPMRPFSLMAQELISIAGPGLKGIVNRVEEPYSEKIDLKTKQEILDEWDKVTKDVDMYFDKIKEEDFHETFNLFGEYKSPVYENLLYFIDNEIHHRGQGYVYLRALGIQPPPFWERY; this is encoded by the coding sequence ATGAAAACAAATGAAATTATCAGCAAGGCAGAATTATTGAAACACTGGCAGGGACACCGTAGCCTGACACGCCGGGTCATAGAAGCATTTCCGGAAAAAGATTTGTTTGAATTTAAAGTAGGCCCTATGCGCCCGTTTTCATTAATGGCACAGGAGCTGATCTCTATCGCAGGTCCCGGATTAAAAGGTATAGTGAATAGAGTAGAGGAACCTTACAGCGAAAAAATAGACCTTAAAACAAAACAGGAAATTCTTGACGAATGGGATAAAGTAACCAAAGATGTAGATATGTATTTTGATAAGATTAAGGAAGAAGATTTTCACGAAACCTTTAATCTTTTTGGTGAGTACAAATCACCTGTATATGAAAATCTTCTTTACTTTATTGATAATGAAATTCATCATCGTGGTCAGGGGTATGTGTATCTCCGGGCTTTAGGAATTCAGCCTCCGCCATTCTGGGAGCGATACTAG
- a CDS encoding 30S ribosomal protein THX, with product MGKGDKKSRKGKIIMGSYGKKRPRGFQAKAVVPEATDTGKAAVKKKGKETA from the coding sequence ATGGGTAAAGGAGATAAAAAATCAAGAAAAGGGAAAATTATTATGGGTTCTTATGGTAAAAAACGCCCTCGTGGATTTCAAGCGAAAGCTGTTGTCCCGGAAGCTACAGATACCGGAAAAGCTGCAGTAAAGAAGAAAGGTAAGGAAACTGCCTGA